Proteins found in one Labrenzia sp. VG12 genomic segment:
- a CDS encoding HypC/HybG/HupF family hydrogenase formation chaperone, protein MCLAIPAKVTELLDDAMAVVALEGIKKKISTALVEDLSVGDYVLVHVGYALHKVSPEEASRTLSLMAEAGVLQEELQEIAETSR, encoded by the coding sequence ATGTGTCTGGCTATCCCGGCGAAAGTCACCGAGCTACTTGACGACGCCATGGCCGTTGTTGCCCTGGAAGGGATCAAGAAGAAGATCTCGACCGCCCTGGTGGAGGACCTCTCGGTCGGCGACTATGTGCTCGTTCACGTGGGCTACGCGCTCCACAAGGTCAGTCCGGAAGAGGCAAGCCGGACCCTGTCGCTCATGGCCGAGGCCGGCGTGTTGCAGGAAGAGCTTCAGGAAATCGCGGAGACGTCCCGATGA
- the hypA gene encoding hydrogenase maturation nickel metallochaperone HypA encodes MHEMSLCENILEIINAQADQQAFSKVDLVRLEVGPLSGVEVEALRFGFDVVMRGSVAEKARLDIICPEAAAWCASCNKTVSIIERYDPCPACGAVNLQITSGGELRIKEMEVS; translated from the coding sequence ATGCATGAAATGTCATTATGCGAAAACATCCTTGAAATCATAAACGCCCAGGCGGATCAGCAGGCCTTTTCCAAAGTGGATCTGGTACGTCTTGAGGTAGGCCCCCTGTCCGGCGTTGAGGTTGAAGCGCTTCGTTTCGGGTTTGACGTTGTCATGCGCGGCAGTGTTGCGGAAAAGGCCAGGCTTGACATCATCTGCCCGGAAGCCGCCGCCTGGTGTGCGTCGTGCAACAAAACGGTTTCCATCATCGAACGATACGATCCCTGCCCCGCTTGCGGAGCGGTCAACCTGCAGATCACCAGCGGCGGTGAATTGCGGATCAAGGAAATGGAGGTGTCCTGA
- the hypD gene encoding hydrogenase formation protein HypD has protein sequence MKYVDEFRDRNLAKTIAEAIRQEADPARSYNLMEFCGGHTHAIFRYGVKDLMPENVHFVHGPGCPVCVLPVRRLDDAVEIAERHDVILCTYGDMMRVPGTRQRSLIRAKADGADIRMVYSTLDALHIARSNPDRQVVFFAIGFETTTPPTAVAIRQAEKEGLRNFSVFCNHVLTPSAIGHILESPEVRDLGTVRIDGFLGPSHVSSVIGSEPYEFFAEEFGKPVVIAGFEPLDVMQSTLMLVRQINEGRHEVENEYTRVVTRAGNLKAQALVSEIFELRRSFEWRGLGTVPYSALKIRARFAAFDAEKCFAVTEKQSREVKSCECPAILRGVKKPTDCKLFGTVCTPDTPMGSCMVSSEGACAAYWTYGRHRQTARTRRKETAA, from the coding sequence ATGAAATATGTCGACGAGTTTCGCGACCGGAACCTTGCGAAAACGATCGCAGAGGCGATCCGACAGGAGGCCGATCCCGCTCGCAGCTACAACCTGATGGAGTTTTGCGGCGGGCATACCCACGCCATTTTCCGCTATGGCGTCAAGGACTTGATGCCGGAAAACGTTCATTTCGTTCATGGCCCCGGGTGTCCCGTCTGCGTGTTGCCCGTGAGGCGCCTGGATGACGCTGTGGAGATTGCCGAACGCCACGACGTGATCCTGTGCACCTATGGGGACATGATGCGCGTGCCGGGCACCAGGCAGCGCAGCCTGATCAGGGCCAAGGCGGACGGCGCGGATATCCGCATGGTCTATTCGACCCTGGATGCACTCCACATTGCGCGGTCCAATCCCGATCGTCAGGTAGTGTTCTTTGCCATCGGTTTTGAAACGACGACACCGCCGACGGCGGTTGCCATCCGGCAGGCCGAGAAGGAAGGCCTCCGGAACTTTTCCGTCTTCTGCAACCACGTTCTGACGCCGTCTGCCATTGGCCATATTCTGGAATCGCCTGAAGTGCGAGACCTCGGCACGGTGCGGATCGACGGATTTCTGGGCCCCTCACATGTCAGTTCGGTCATCGGATCCGAGCCATACGAGTTCTTTGCCGAGGAATTCGGCAAGCCGGTTGTCATTGCCGGCTTTGAACCCCTGGATGTGATGCAGTCCACCCTGATGCTGGTCCGGCAGATCAACGAGGGCCGGCATGAAGTGGAAAATGAATACACGCGCGTGGTGACCCGCGCCGGCAACCTGAAAGCCCAGGCGCTTGTCTCGGAGATCTTTGAACTGCGTCGGAGTTTCGAGTGGCGCGGGCTTGGAACGGTTCCCTATAGCGCCCTGAAGATCCGGGCGCGTTTTGCTGCGTTTGACGCGGAAAAATGCTTTGCCGTGACCGAAAAGCAGTCACGCGAAGTCAAGTCCTGCGAGTGCCCAGCCATCCTGCGCGGCGTCAAGAAACCGACAGATTGCAAGCTCTTTGGCACCGTCTGCACGCCGGACACGCCGATGGGATCCTGCATGGTGTCCTCCGAAGGGGCCTGCGCCGCTTACTGGACCTATGGCCGCCACCGGCAGACAGCCCGCACGCGCCGGAAGGAGACTGCGGCATGA
- the hypB gene encoding hydrogenase nickel incorporation protein HypB, with the protein MCTVCGCGAGEARLEGSEKPVPAHEAGHHHHASVHGGAHHHHYGTGDAGASVPGMSQTRMIQLEQDILSKNNSYADANRRFFAERSIFALNLVSSPGSGKTALLVETLKRLKTTGDCYVIEGDQQTSNDADRIRETGVSAIQINTGKGCHLDGHMIGHAVDDLAPRDGSLIFIENVGNLVCPAAFDLGEAHKVAILSVTEGEDKPLKYPDMFAAADLMLLNKSDLLPHLDFDVEVARENALRVNPNITILTVSAKTGEGLDQWLGWIEAARAMRLAGHPVLGAAE; encoded by the coding sequence ATGTGTACTGTCTGCGGATGCGGCGCCGGCGAAGCCAGGCTGGAAGGGTCCGAGAAGCCGGTGCCGGCGCATGAAGCCGGTCATCATCACCATGCGTCGGTGCATGGCGGCGCCCACCATCATCATTACGGAACCGGCGACGCCGGCGCTTCTGTTCCCGGCATGAGCCAAACCCGGATGATCCAGCTGGAACAGGACATATTGTCCAAGAACAATTCCTATGCCGATGCCAACCGCCGTTTTTTTGCCGAGCGGTCGATCTTCGCGCTCAATCTTGTGTCCAGTCCGGGCTCCGGCAAGACAGCCCTGCTGGTGGAAACGCTGAAGAGATTGAAGACGACCGGTGACTGCTATGTCATTGAGGGCGACCAGCAGACCAGCAATGACGCCGACCGGATCCGCGAGACGGGTGTCAGTGCAATCCAGATCAACACCGGCAAGGGCTGTCATCTCGATGGTCACATGATCGGACATGCGGTAGACGATCTGGCGCCGCGAGACGGAAGTCTGATCTTCATTGAAAACGTCGGCAACCTCGTGTGCCCGGCGGCTTTCGACCTGGGCGAAGCCCACAAGGTCGCGATCCTCTCGGTCACGGAAGGCGAGGACAAGCCGCTCAAATACCCGGATATGTTCGCTGCGGCCGATCTCATGTTGCTGAACAAGTCCGACCTACTGCCGCATCTCGATTTCGACGTGGAAGTGGCCAGGGAAAATGCCCTGCGGGTCAATCCGAACATCACCATCCTGACGGTCTCGGCCAAAACAGGCGAGGGCCTCGATCAGTGGCTTGGCTGGATCGAGGCGGCTCGCGCCATGCGACTGGCCGGGCATCCGGTTCTCGGCGCAGCGGAATAG